One genomic window of Moorella glycerini includes the following:
- a CDS encoding IS1634 family transposase, with amino-acid sequence MYIRTISRKNKDGSVVRYIQLAHNVWDPKAGYPKAKVLFNFGREEDVDREALVRLVKSITRFLGPEEALRTQAELNGSAPLTFVSSRPIGGAWVLNELWNQLGINRVLAGLLAKRKFQAPVERAIFAMVANRALNPASKLKTEDWVSHDVFIPGLPDVPVQNLYRAMDFLLEAAEELQKDIFFSVAHLFNLEVDLLYFDTTSTYFEVEEEDNPEDHKQHLRRKGNSKDHRPDLPQVVIGLAVTREGLPVRCWVWPGNTADMAVIEQVKKDLVGWQLGRVITVVDRGFASEDNLRYLQRAGGHYIAGEKMRSGKDTVAEALARPGRYKTVKDNLEVKEVIVGDGEKRVRYILVRNPKEAEKDRLEREKILARLKEELAAIGDLKGEPHTKACCQLIAHPTYGRYLKTDKKGQPYIDAARVKAEEKLDGKYLLRTSDDTISAEDVALGYKQLLEVEDAFRTMKQSLELRPVYHRLSDRIHAHVLLCWLGLLLIRVAETKVQDSWRNIRQTLERMHLGEFVGPEGRVLQRTETTPPQQHIFKTLGIKEPPQIIAVETKARKGP; translated from the coding sequence ATGTACATAAGAACTATTTCCCGCAAAAACAAGGACGGCTCTGTTGTCCGTTATATCCAGCTTGCCCACAACGTCTGGGACCCCAAGGCCGGCTACCCGAAAGCCAAAGTACTCTTCAACTTCGGCCGCGAAGAGGATGTAGACCGGGAAGCCCTGGTCCGCCTGGTAAAGAGTATTACGCGTTTTTTGGGACCGGAAGAGGCTTTACGCACCCAGGCAGAGTTAAACGGCAGCGCTCCCCTAACTTTTGTCTCCAGCCGGCCTATAGGTGGCGCCTGGGTGTTAAACGAGCTCTGGAACCAGCTGGGTATCAACCGCGTTTTAGCCGGGCTGCTGGCCAAACGTAAGTTCCAGGCGCCGGTAGAACGAGCCATCTTCGCTATGGTAGCCAACCGGGCTTTGAACCCGGCCAGTAAACTTAAGACCGAGGATTGGGTCAGCCACGATGTTTTCATTCCCGGCCTCCCGGACGTGCCGGTGCAAAACCTTTACCGAGCCATGGACTTCTTACTGGAGGCTGCTGAAGAACTGCAAAAGGATATCTTCTTCTCCGTGGCCCACCTCTTCAACCTGGAAGTCGATCTCCTGTACTTCGATACCACCTCCACCTACTTTGAAGTGGAAGAGGAGGATAATCCGGAGGACCATAAGCAGCACCTTCGGCGTAAAGGCAACTCCAAGGACCACCGGCCGGATTTACCCCAGGTGGTAATCGGCCTGGCTGTCACCAGGGAGGGCCTGCCGGTACGCTGCTGGGTCTGGCCGGGTAACACCGCCGACATGGCGGTAATCGAGCAAGTCAAAAAGGACCTGGTGGGCTGGCAACTGGGCCGGGTCATCACTGTTGTCGACCGCGGTTTTGCTTCGGAAGACAACCTTCGTTACCTCCAGCGCGCCGGCGGCCACTACATTGCCGGCGAAAAGATGCGCAGCGGCAAGGATACGGTGGCAGAGGCCCTGGCCCGGCCGGGCCGCTACAAAACTGTCAAGGATAACCTTGAAGTTAAAGAAGTTATCGTCGGCGACGGCGAAAAAAGGGTACGATATATCCTGGTACGTAACCCTAAAGAAGCAGAAAAAGACAGACTGGAGCGGGAGAAAATCCTGGCCCGCCTCAAGGAAGAATTAGCGGCCATTGGGGACCTCAAAGGCGAACCCCATACTAAAGCCTGCTGCCAGCTCATTGCCCATCCCACTTATGGCCGCTATCTCAAGACCGACAAGAAGGGACAACCCTATATCGATGCGGCCAGGGTGAAAGCTGAAGAGAAGCTGGACGGCAAATACCTTTTAAGAACCTCGGACGATACCATAAGTGCTGAAGACGTGGCCCTCGGCTACAAGCAACTGCTTGAGGTAGAGGATGCCTTCCGCACCATGAAGCAGTCCTTAGAGCTGCGGCCGGTCTATCATCGCCTGAGCGACCGCATCCATGCTCACGTCCTCCTGTGCTGGCTGGGACTGCTCCTAATCCGGGTAGCTGAAACGAAAGTGCAGGATAGCTGGCGGAACATCCGCCAGACCCTGGAACGCATGCACCTGGGCGAATTTGTTGGTCCTGAGGGCAGGGTACTCCAAAGGACGGAAACAACCCCGCCACAGCAGCATATCTTCAAGACCCTTGGGATAAAGGAACCGCCGCAAATAATCGCGGTCGAAACAAAGGCCAGAAAGGGTCCCTAG
- a CDS encoding TolC family protein, whose protein sequence is MRRLPTIVMVVFLFLMLMVMPARAEENNEMELTLEEAIKKALLHSDSLKISELELQKSEELKDDAAYALARFSPNWATDYTPGVEPLYVAREQSKMGYEVARKKQAAVKDSVILATHKAYYDVLKKEAQVSLATLTVENDALKLSNARLSYTNGLISKQALMGMETQLAVGRAALAAARIELDKTYKALNLLIGLPENARPVLVDKIDFSPFQGDLASQQTLALDESPNVMSAIENAQLKERLKGWDENTSDEDIEIARLQAGMAQDQVKELVRTLYNSVKTLEENYIPAQNNLRLAEENLRVTKIKYEIGMATKSDINEAEKNLADAQQKLLQLTLDHAYYKLALEKPWAYNYTGSTGVSSSNTR, encoded by the coding sequence ATGCGGCGGCTGCCAACAATTGTTATGGTGGTTTTCTTGTTCTTGATGTTGATGGTAATGCCTGCTAGGGCCGAAGAAAATAACGAGATGGAATTAACCCTCGAAGAAGCAATCAAGAAAGCCTTGCTGCATAGTGACAGTTTAAAAATAAGCGAGCTTGAATTGCAAAAAAGCGAGGAATTAAAGGATGATGCTGCCTATGCCCTGGCCAGGTTTAGTCCAAACTGGGCTACCGACTATACTCCCGGCGTAGAACCTCTTTATGTCGCCAGGGAGCAGAGCAAGATGGGCTATGAAGTAGCCAGGAAAAAGCAGGCAGCAGTAAAAGATAGTGTTATTCTGGCAACTCATAAGGCCTATTATGATGTTTTAAAAAAAGAGGCTCAGGTTTCACTGGCTACTTTAACTGTAGAAAATGATGCCTTAAAGCTCAGTAATGCACGGCTTAGTTATACCAATGGCTTAATTAGCAAGCAGGCCCTTATGGGGATGGAAACCCAGCTGGCGGTCGGCAGGGCGGCCCTGGCAGCAGCAAGGATCGAGCTGGATAAAACGTATAAGGCCCTCAATTTACTTATCGGCCTCCCGGAGAATGCAAGACCCGTACTTGTTGATAAGATAGATTTTAGCCCATTTCAAGGTGATTTAGCCTCCCAGCAAACCCTGGCCCTAGATGAGAGCCCGAACGTAATGTCAGCCATAGAAAATGCCCAATTGAAAGAAAGATTGAAGGGGTGGGATGAAAATACCAGCGATGAAGATATTGAAATCGCAAGGCTCCAAGCTGGTATGGCCCAAGATCAAGTAAAAGAACTGGTACGCACTCTTTATAATAGCGTAAAAACCTTGGAAGAAAATTATATTCCTGCTCAAAATAACCTTCGCCTGGCAGAAGAAAATTTAAGGGTAACCAAAATTAAATATGAAATAGGTATGGCAACGAAAAGCGACATCAATGAAGCAGAAAAGAATCTTGCAGATGCGCAGCAAAAGTTGCTCCAGTTAACTTTAGATCATGCTTATTATAAACTAGCCCTAGAGAAACCGTGGGCATATAATTATACTGGTTCAACAGGTGTTTCAAGCAGTAATACTAGATGA
- a CDS encoding copper amine oxidase N-terminal domain-containing protein produces MGKSKKIVAILVTLAVMVTLLVPMAVPAFAGDPFKYSSAYPIITDASNQPAGWFSIAAGDQNITFNGQKPGGGTTYVTVDLSSGAKWNSEPNTNAAVQALVTTSPAATITYVASDSDSVQFTVYNATAAVTQLVFDVPNLDITSGTTGDVTATVKLQVLDEDGNQVWTESKTLVIARIGAGALTATAASAKKISGAGLGVKVADITIEENQPGVLSSTTPDTITLTIATPGVTWVAAPGPYPTASGTAGLAVGPATRTDDKTLTYTVTSPSSGIGGKLTFDLDSAGYLNVSPGVSGDIVITVASSNSKLSDTDLVVATTTVGEFTITAEDTKDREGVPGQAGVILGDIKIDQNFAGAFSNNGSLVFTLKNAKWTSNPPAAPAGFAAGTRYNDDRSIWFSVTNPTNITDPVTFDGSTHLPTVNIDANASGDIVVEISGTAGPNGEVVLGKVIPVATFEADKKNVNVNSLDQVAGDIKITEAGKNLFNTNGTLKLTLPNGIYFSKNPTLYINGEKVTVTWVATPKGTNVAEVAAATWGTKFSTVKADVIEIKDIAYDVDSRFLAKDVTVEISGTFLTKAGGSTSTVATVTNASGVSATKRSASFVIGSSTYTVNGTEYTMDVAAYVKDGRTYLPVRYVAYALGVDPENIFWDDATQTVTVLKGTTAVQMTIGSNVLKVNGISLTMDVAPEVASGRTMLPFRFIAQALGASVGYDDATQTVTMNLE; encoded by the coding sequence GTGGGCAAATCGAAAAAAATTGTGGCCATTTTAGTAACCTTGGCTGTTATGGTAACGTTGTTGGTTCCCATGGCAGTACCGGCGTTTGCCGGAGATCCGTTTAAGTACAGCAGCGCATATCCGATCATCACCGATGCTTCTAATCAGCCGGCTGGGTGGTTTTCTATAGCTGCTGGCGATCAAAATATTACATTTAATGGTCAGAAACCCGGTGGAGGTACTACCTATGTAACCGTCGATCTTTCAAGCGGGGCGAAATGGAACAGCGAACCCAACACTAATGCTGCCGTTCAAGCTCTCGTCACTACTTCGCCAGCTGCCACGATTACTTATGTCGCATCCGACAGTGATTCGGTGCAGTTTACCGTCTACAATGCTACTGCTGCTGTAACCCAACTGGTTTTTGACGTTCCAAACTTAGACATCACGTCGGGTACTACCGGTGATGTAACTGCAACTGTTAAGCTGCAGGTTTTAGATGAGGATGGCAACCAGGTTTGGACTGAGAGTAAAACTCTTGTCATCGCTAGGATTGGAGCCGGTGCGCTGACTGCCACTGCTGCCAGTGCCAAGAAGATCAGCGGGGCAGGTCTTGGCGTTAAGGTTGCCGATATTACCATTGAGGAAAATCAACCTGGCGTTCTAAGTTCAACTACCCCTGACACAATCACCTTAACAATTGCTACCCCGGGCGTGACCTGGGTTGCTGCTCCTGGCCCATACCCAACGGCTTCTGGCACCGCGGGTCTTGCCGTGGGTCCCGCAACGCGTACCGATGACAAAACCCTTACTTACACTGTCACCAGTCCGTCTTCAGGTATCGGTGGGAAGCTGACGTTTGATCTTGATTCTGCCGGTTATCTTAATGTATCTCCCGGTGTTTCAGGCGATATCGTAATCACCGTTGCTAGCTCAAATTCTAAGCTGAGCGATACCGATTTGGTGGTTGCGACTACGACTGTAGGTGAATTTACCATAACCGCAGAGGATACTAAGGACCGTGAAGGTGTACCCGGCCAAGCTGGCGTTATCTTGGGTGATATTAAGATCGATCAGAACTTTGCCGGTGCCTTTAGCAACAATGGCAGCCTTGTTTTTACACTGAAAAACGCTAAATGGACCAGTAACCCACCTGCTGCTCCTGCTGGTTTTGCCGCTGGAACTCGTTATAACGATGACCGGAGCATCTGGTTTAGTGTGACTAATCCAACTAATATTACTGATCCCGTTACCTTTGATGGTTCTACTCACCTGCCCACCGTCAATATTGATGCGAATGCTTCTGGCGACATCGTTGTGGAGATTAGCGGTACCGCCGGTCCGAACGGTGAGGTTGTATTGGGCAAGGTTATCCCCGTTGCCACCTTTGAGGCCGATAAGAAGAACGTAAACGTAAATAGTCTTGATCAGGTTGCTGGTGATATCAAGATTACCGAAGCAGGGAAAAATCTCTTTAACACTAATGGAACCCTGAAGCTGACATTACCCAATGGTATCTATTTCTCTAAAAACCCGACCCTTTACATCAATGGTGAAAAAGTCACTGTTACGTGGGTAGCTACGCCTAAAGGGACAAACGTTGCTGAGGTTGCAGCTGCTACATGGGGAACCAAATTCAGCACTGTTAAGGCTGACGTTATTGAGATTAAAGACATTGCTTACGACGTCGATTCCCGCTTCCTAGCTAAGGACGTTACAGTGGAAATTAGTGGTACTTTCTTGACAAAAGCTGGCGGTAGTACCAGCACTGTAGCTACTGTGACGAACGCTTCGGGGGTTTCTGCAACCAAACGTTCAGCCTCCTTCGTCATCGGCAGCAGCACTTACACCGTCAACGGCACCGAGTACACCATGGACGTAGCCGCCTACGTAAAAGACGGCCGGACCTACCTGCCTGTCCGCTACGTCGCCTACGCCCTGGGTGTGGATCCGGAGAACATCTTCTGGGATGACGCCACCCAGACCGTGACCGTGCTGAAGGGTACTACTGCCGTCCAGATGACCATCGGCAGCAACGTGCTGAAGGTCAACGGCATCAGCCTGACCATGGACGTTGCTCCTGAGGTTGCCAGTGGCCGCACCATGCTGCCCTTCCGGTTCATCGCCCAGGCCCTGGGCGCCAGCGTCGGCTATGACGACGCCACCCAGACCGTGACCATGAATCTGGAATAA
- a CDS encoding sigma-70 family RNA polymerase sigma factor, translating to MNLGSKKAPGKKNGAVSFEELVLTYQDKVYNLSYQLTGNHNDAQDLAQEVFVKAYLGLDKFRYEADIGTWLHRITVNLFLNLRRKIARHPAVSLDAPLDTGEGEVSREVAAAGGDPQELVEELELQGLVRRALRQLPAEYQAVLVLRELQGYSYEEIASLLGCPPGTVKSRLNRARQAMKEKVMQMAEEKPPEHRRP from the coding sequence TTGAACCTTGGGAGTAAAAAGGCGCCGGGCAAAAAAAACGGTGCTGTTTCCTTTGAAGAACTGGTCCTGACCTATCAGGATAAGGTATATAACCTGAGCTACCAGCTGACGGGTAACCATAACGATGCCCAGGACCTGGCCCAGGAGGTCTTTGTTAAGGCCTACCTGGGGCTGGATAAATTCCGGTATGAGGCCGATATAGGTACGTGGTTACACCGCATCACCGTAAATTTATTTTTAAACCTGCGCCGGAAAATAGCCCGCCACCCGGCGGTTTCCCTGGACGCCCCTCTAGATACGGGGGAAGGGGAGGTTAGCCGGGAAGTAGCCGCCGCCGGGGGTGACCCCCAGGAGCTGGTGGAGGAGCTGGAGCTGCAGGGCCTTGTCCGGCGGGCCTTAAGGCAGCTGCCGGCGGAGTACCAGGCGGTGCTGGTGCTGCGGGAACTGCAGGGTTACAGCTATGAGGAAATCGCGTCCCTGCTGGGCTGCCCCCCGGGGACGGTGAAGTCGCGCCTGAACCGGGCGCGGCAGGCCATGAAAGAGAAAGTAATGCAGATGGCAGAGGAGAAGCCGCCTGAACACAGGCGGCCTTGA
- a CDS encoding zf-HC2 domain-containing protein, with translation MQCRNAREFFSPYLDGELSPAEREVFRQHLGECPACCKELERWRDISLALQGMKAPVATPPGFLAAANTRLAARQRTRPWQGIRRWVAAAAAVAVLAAGSLSYAARGLWQHLPAPVARVQQGDGQQLAVDNPDPAARPPASNLLPDSGHSQPVKPDVQQPDSGNPPGKNQLPVTAPGNGGGQPVTPDSGKPGQQPTRLAGGEPYTARAFLSAGRQATSTMIKITVDDINGTKAKALSLASSSGAAIQVIADQDNGQVKRVIYKFTVAESQAAALVAGLSQLGQVISKNTTTQDLTQQFSATLEQYQAKVAQVNAAADAEERAKLTKEAKALEQQLSTWEEETKQHTIILWLETK, from the coding sequence ATGCAGTGCCGTAACGCGCGGGAGTTCTTCTCGCCCTACCTGGACGGGGAGCTCTCCCCGGCGGAAAGAGAGGTTTTCCGGCAGCACCTGGGCGAATGCCCGGCCTGCTGCAAAGAATTAGAGCGTTGGCGGGATATTTCCCTGGCCCTGCAGGGAATGAAGGCGCCGGTGGCGACACCGCCGGGCTTCCTGGCGGCGGCCAACACCAGGCTGGCGGCCCGGCAGAGGACACGGCCCTGGCAGGGTATCCGGCGCTGGGTGGCTGCCGCTGCGGCCGTGGCGGTGCTGGCCGCCGGTTCCCTAAGCTACGCCGCCCGGGGGTTATGGCAGCACCTGCCTGCTCCTGTAGCCAGGGTGCAGCAGGGCGATGGCCAGCAGTTAGCTGTTGATAATCCCGATCCGGCCGCGAGGCCGCCGGCGTCAAATCTGCTGCCGGACAGCGGGCACAGCCAGCCGGTAAAGCCGGACGTCCAGCAGCCGGACAGCGGCAACCCGCCCGGTAAAAATCAGCTGCCGGTAACTGCGCCTGGCAATGGCGGGGGGCAGCCGGTGACACCGGACAGCGGTAAGCCGGGCCAGCAACCCACCCGGCTGGCCGGCGGGGAGCCATATACCGCCCGGGCCTTTTTAAGCGCCGGGCGCCAGGCGACCAGTACCATGATAAAAATTACCGTAGATGATATAAATGGGACCAAAGCAAAGGCTTTAAGTTTAGCCAGCAGCAGCGGCGCCGCTATTCAGGTCATCGCCGACCAGGACAACGGCCAGGTGAAGCGGGTAATTTACAAGTTCACCGTGGCAGAAAGCCAGGCCGCCGCCCTCGTGGCTGGATTGAGCCAGCTGGGCCAGGTGATCTCCAAAAATACCACCACCCAGGACCTGACGCAGCAGTTCAGCGCCACCCTGGAGCAGTACCAGGCCAAGGTGGCCCAGGTCAATGCCGCTGCCGACGCGGAGGAGAGGGCGAAGCTCACTAAAGAAGCTAAAGCCCTGGAACAACAGCTCAGTACCTGGGAAGAGGAAACGAAACAGCACACCATCATATTATGGCTGGAGACGAAATAA
- a CDS encoding helix-turn-helix domain-containing protein, with protein MESIGKRFKHLRKMMKMSQVNFAQAIGISQGTLSDIEKDKFKPSIETVISASRYFNISTDWLLKGTGPGPGEVPVREKRQAELSPLEREILEKFRELDEEGKREVAHFVNYTHFEQAKKGRLSTSTSEQAAGKEYA; from the coding sequence TTGGAATCTATTGGGAAGAGATTTAAGCACCTTAGAAAAATGATGAAGATGAGCCAAGTCAACTTTGCCCAGGCAATCGGTATATCTCAAGGTACTTTAAGTGACATTGAAAAGGATAAATTTAAGCCCTCGATTGAAACGGTTATATCCGCGAGCCGATATTTTAATATCTCAACAGATTGGCTCCTGAAAGGCACTGGGCCGGGGCCGGGAGAAGTGCCGGTCCGGGAAAAAAGGCAGGCAGAACTGTCGCCGCTTGAGCGGGAGATCCTTGAAAAGTTCCGGGAGCTTGATGAAGAAGGGAAGCGGGAAGTCGCTCATTTTGTCAACTACACCCACTTTGAACAGGCTAAAAAAGGAAGGTTATCTACATCGACTTCCGAACAGGCCGCAGGTAAAGAATACGCCTGA
- a CDS encoding helix-turn-helix domain-containing protein: MRKRQLTSFGVAVKKALLEKRISQKEFCQVYNIPENRLSEILYGDRPGKKYREKIAEILDIDQELVAS; the protein is encoded by the coding sequence ATGCGAAAAAGACAGCTGACCAGCTTTGGCGTGGCGGTGAAAAAAGCGCTTTTGGAAAAAAGAATATCGCAGAAGGAGTTTTGCCAGGTCTACAACATCCCGGAGAACAGGCTGTCGGAGATACTGTATGGAGACAGGCCGGGCAAGAAGTACCGGGAGAAGATCGCGGAAATCCTGGACATTGACCAAGAGCTGGTCGCTTCGTGA
- a CDS encoding Mu transposase C-terminal domain-containing protein, which produces MGTWLAVKDVAELLDVTERTVQRKISKKELVAKRKGKGYLIDLSSLPPEAQLEYAKRFPEAEVVFKERRSRNGREYSLAEIMDLYGQEAVQEALEKVRVAKEALEVKYDLERTEKLERLAQQNGISLTTLYRWMEAYEEDSLMGLIKKPPKSRGKRHSLPEEAIKFIKGLYLQPIKPQGQWVYDRYKERAREKGWPVASRATVYRVLQELSESELVMGREGLEEWRKKIMPKATRDITVLKTYEILVGDHHTFDLFVAHGGRAVRPDLTAWMDARSRAIVGWCISLQGNSETISLALRHAMLPKEDPEVPFCGIPVLVYIDNGKDYRSKRLTGGMKTARKDYSLEAQGVLANLKVEATYCEPYSPWAKEIERWFETLTNQFTRYLPGFCGTKPEDRPPGFDEKKLLERGELLTLPELVVLFEQYLKKYHTTYHATLKDTPLNVYLSVEKAREGVPQPEALDLLMMKYDNAVVQTDGIHRFNHVYWHDDLINLINHKVTIRFDPNRIGELWVYYQGEKVCVAENKELLSMHASEEDIKKWRRVQARARKEVLARINSYGVSQDDLREIVASTFEDGPAIFTGRSSSKPAAVTTLTGFEKEAREAKKRRRKEEIGEMGHNFFREKGLKLLGGGNQR; this is translated from the coding sequence ATGGGCACCTGGCTTGCGGTTAAAGATGTGGCCGAACTACTGGATGTAACGGAAAGAACCGTACAACGGAAGATATCAAAGAAAGAGCTGGTAGCCAAGCGGAAGGGCAAGGGGTATCTGATAGATCTATCATCTTTGCCGCCGGAGGCCCAGCTTGAATATGCCAAACGCTTTCCCGAGGCGGAGGTGGTGTTTAAGGAGCGCAGGAGCCGCAACGGGCGCGAATATTCCCTGGCGGAAATCATGGACCTTTACGGGCAGGAGGCGGTGCAGGAAGCTCTGGAAAAGGTCAGGGTGGCGAAGGAAGCCCTGGAAGTAAAATACGACCTGGAGCGCACGGAAAAACTGGAGCGCCTGGCGCAGCAAAACGGTATCAGCTTAACCACCCTGTACCGCTGGATGGAGGCGTACGAGGAGGACAGTTTGATGGGTTTAATCAAGAAACCGCCCAAGAGCCGGGGCAAGCGGCATAGCTTGCCGGAGGAGGCGATCAAGTTTATTAAGGGGTTATACCTGCAGCCAATCAAACCCCAGGGCCAGTGGGTTTATGACCGGTATAAGGAGCGGGCCAGGGAAAAAGGCTGGCCGGTCGCCAGCCGGGCCACGGTCTACCGGGTATTGCAGGAATTGAGCGAGTCGGAGCTGGTGATGGGGCGCGAGGGACTGGAAGAGTGGCGAAAGAAAATAATGCCCAAGGCGACGCGCGATATTACAGTGCTGAAGACCTACGAGATCCTGGTGGGCGACCATCACACCTTCGACCTGTTTGTGGCCCACGGCGGGCGGGCGGTGAGGCCGGACCTGACGGCCTGGATGGACGCGAGATCCAGGGCCATCGTCGGCTGGTGCATCAGCCTGCAGGGCAATTCGGAAACAATCTCCCTGGCGCTGCGGCACGCGATGCTGCCGAAGGAGGACCCGGAGGTCCCGTTCTGCGGCATACCGGTGCTGGTATATATCGATAACGGCAAGGACTACCGCTCCAAGCGACTTACCGGCGGGATGAAAACGGCGCGGAAAGATTATTCCCTGGAGGCGCAGGGGGTGCTGGCCAACCTGAAGGTAGAAGCCACCTACTGCGAACCGTATTCACCCTGGGCCAAGGAGATCGAGCGCTGGTTCGAGACCTTGACCAACCAATTCACCAGGTACCTGCCTGGGTTTTGCGGCACCAAGCCGGAGGACAGGCCCCCTGGGTTCGACGAGAAGAAGCTCCTGGAACGGGGCGAGCTGCTAACCCTGCCGGAACTGGTTGTGCTTTTTGAGCAGTACCTGAAAAAATACCATACTACATACCACGCGACACTCAAAGACACACCGCTTAACGTCTACCTCTCGGTGGAGAAGGCGCGGGAAGGCGTGCCGCAGCCCGAAGCCCTGGACCTCTTGATGATGAAATACGACAATGCCGTGGTCCAGACCGACGGCATCCACCGGTTCAACCACGTTTACTGGCATGACGACCTGATTAATTTGATCAACCACAAAGTGACCATCAGGTTTGACCCCAACCGGATCGGCGAACTGTGGGTCTACTACCAGGGCGAGAAGGTCTGTGTGGCGGAAAACAAAGAGCTTTTATCCATGCACGCCAGCGAGGAAGACATCAAGAAATGGCGGCGGGTCCAGGCCCGCGCCAGAAAGGAGGTCCTGGCCCGCATCAATTCTTACGGCGTTTCTCAGGACGACCTGCGGGAGATCGTGGCCAGCACTTTCGAGGACGGCCCGGCCATCTTTACAGGCAGGTCCAGCTCTAAACCGGCTGCCGTGACAACCCTGACCGGCTTTGAAAAAGAAGCGCGGGAAGCCAAGAAAAGGCGGCGTAAGGAAGAAATCGGCGAGATGGGCCACAATTTCTTCAGGGAAAAAGGCTTAAAACTTCTCGGAGGAGGTAATCAAAGATGA
- a CDS encoding AAA family ATPase produces MSDNSTAMDKHNKEELREFFADLVENQGKRITDLAKNIGYSHTMLSRFIKDGYCSSQFLEAAAQFRASYLEQVKSVAEVAAGVEAIKRQSIEWRGEWDYIPTNDAVAVLGFVDEVWRLHEMGAILGHPGTGKTRGVQEYCKINPKAVYVRADVTMSSKELLLEIGEALGENLSYGSRRSMMRRIINRLREEPRILIIDEADLLAAGYTVNKMEILRSIYDETKPYGNALLLVGMPRLEAFLKKGPSLKENLSQFDSRMGLVLRMGGLKREEIEAILDKVNCTPGARQMLVNIIMKTSKGGIRQLTKILGRCLDLALENGDGVITDEIVREATRMLML; encoded by the coding sequence ATGAGCGACAATTCGACTGCCATGGACAAGCACAACAAGGAGGAACTGCGGGAATTCTTTGCGGACCTGGTGGAAAACCAGGGCAAGCGCATCACCGACCTGGCTAAAAACATCGGCTACTCCCACACTATGCTTTCCCGGTTTATCAAAGACGGCTACTGCAGCAGCCAGTTCCTGGAGGCCGCTGCCCAGTTCCGGGCAAGTTACCTGGAGCAGGTTAAAAGCGTGGCTGAAGTGGCGGCGGGCGTGGAAGCCATCAAACGGCAGAGTATCGAATGGCGCGGCGAGTGGGACTACATCCCCACCAACGATGCGGTTGCCGTCCTGGGATTCGTTGACGAAGTATGGCGGCTGCACGAAATGGGTGCCATCCTGGGCCATCCGGGCACGGGAAAGACCAGGGGCGTCCAGGAATACTGCAAGATTAACCCCAAGGCGGTCTATGTGCGGGCCGACGTCACCATGTCTTCCAAGGAATTGTTGCTGGAGATTGGCGAGGCGCTGGGCGAGAATCTGAGTTACGGGTCCCGGCGCTCCATGATGCGGCGGATCATTAACCGGCTGCGGGAGGAGCCGCGCATCTTGATTATTGACGAGGCAGACCTCCTGGCCGCCGGTTACACGGTCAATAAGATGGAAATCCTGCGGAGCATTTACGATGAAACTAAACCCTACGGCAACGCCCTGCTCCTGGTGGGTATGCCCAGGCTGGAAGCCTTTTTGAAGAAAGGCCCCAGCCTCAAGGAAAACCTGTCCCAGTTCGACAGCCGCATGGGGCTGGTGCTGCGCATGGGGGGGCTGAAGCGGGAAGAAATTGAAGCCATCCTGGATAAGGTGAACTGCACGCCGGGGGCCAGGCAAATGCTGGTCAACATCATCATGAAGACATCCAAGGGCGGCATCCGGCAGCTTACCAAGATACTGGGCCGCTGCCTGGATCTGGCGCTGGAAAACGGCGACGGCGTTATTACAGATGAAATCGTGCGGGAAGCCACCCGGATGTTGATGCTCTAA
- a CDS encoding host-nuclease inhibitor Gam family protein, producing the protein MPRVRIEETRLKSWDEVNLNLKEIAEWELAVEAIEADMNNKIQDLKLEKEMEAKPYQERIEKLAMEIKEFVEAHRDELKGKTKILNFGKVGFRQSTKIIIKGVQAVLKSLKARGMMDCIIVKESVNKDRLREYPDEVIASVGATKKVTDTFWYEADREKLRA; encoded by the coding sequence ATGCCGAGGGTGCGTATCGAAGAGACCCGGCTGAAAAGCTGGGACGAGGTGAATTTAAACTTAAAAGAAATTGCGGAATGGGAGCTGGCTGTGGAAGCCATTGAAGCGGATATGAACAACAAGATCCAGGACTTGAAACTGGAGAAAGAAATGGAGGCCAAGCCCTACCAGGAGCGCATCGAAAAGCTGGCCATGGAGATCAAGGAGTTTGTGGAAGCCCACCGGGACGAACTGAAGGGCAAGACCAAAATATTGAATTTCGGCAAAGTGGGCTTCCGCCAGAGCACCAAAATTATCATCAAAGGGGTGCAGGCGGTGCTGAAATCTCTGAAGGCCAGGGGCATGATGGACTGCATTATTGTTAAGGAGTCGGTGAATAAGGACCGGCTGCGGGAGTACCCGGACGAGGTGATCGCGTCCGTGGGCGCGACCAAGAAGGTTACGGACACTTTCTGGTATGAAGCTGACCGGGAGAAGCTGAGAGCATGA